The genomic stretch GCAATATTTGTTTAATTCATCGGAACTAAATATTGTGAATTTAATTCTCTCTCATTAGGGTAGCGTAGTATTGCAGTACGGATTAAGTTTATGACAATTTAAACTTTAAAGGGGAAAGGGTAAAAATCTACCTTGTCTACCTTGCTTATCCTATTGACACTCGCTTTTTTTTATGTTATCATATGTTTGTTAGCGGGACTTCGCCTGTACATCTCTATATTTGTTTACTAACATAGATATGCACCTGCATACTTAGCATTATAAATATTATAGCCTAAACGAAAAAGTTTATCAAGGGTTTTTGGACCCTCTTTTTCTCTACCTTTTTAAGGTGATAGGTTAAACCTCTCTCCCTTTACCCTGCGCTCCGCGCCATAACATAAAAACTAAGTGCGGTATTACCGTAGGTTTTACGGCGAATCTGTTTTAAACCAGGAATAATTAAATCGTCTACTGACTTACTATCGGATTCTACGGCTATTTCCCCCTGGGGACTCAGTAAATTATATTCGACAACGAGATTCAATACTGGTTGATACAGATCACTGTCATAGGGAGGATCAAAGTAAATATGATCAAATTGATTCCCTGGGAGGGTTTTTAATTTAATTCGCGCATCGCCTTTGATAATTTGGAAGACTTGACTGGGTTGAGCAATTTTTGTCCAGTTGTCTCTAATAATACTACAAGCTCGTGCCGATTGTTCAATCCCTACTACTAACTCAGCCCCTCGACATAAAGCTTCTGCGCCCATTGAACCATTACCTGCACATATATCCAACCAGTGACAACCGAAAATATTCTGTTGCCAAATATTAAATACTGCTTCTCTTACTCTGGCGGTGGTTGGTCTGGTTTCTCGCCCTGGTAAGGTTTTGAGTTGTCGATTACCGTAGATTCGCATAACTTTGTATAGAAGGTAAGTTTACGACAATTTAAACCCAATCGAAGAATGTAGGGATGGGTTTTTGGAAGTATCCCTTTACCCTTTACCCTTTCCCCTTTCCCCTGCGCTTAGCGCTATACCCACCCTGGTGACGAAATTAGCCAGAATCTTAAGTCCATTCTCGGCTGATTTTTCTGGGTGAAATTGTACCCCTTGGAGA from Gloeocapsa sp. PCC 73106 encodes the following:
- the rsmD gene encoding 16S rRNA (guanine(966)-N(2))-methyltransferase RsmD — its product is MRIYGNRQLKTLPGRETRPTTARVREAVFNIWQQNIFGCHWLDICAGNGSMGAEALCRGAELVVGIEQSARACSIIRDNWTKIAQPSQVFQIIKGDARIKLKTLPGNQFDHIYFDPPYDSDLYQPVLNLVVEYNLLSPQGEIAVESDSKSVDDLIIPGLKQIRRKTYGNTALSFYVMARSAG